In the Cydia fagiglandana chromosome 14, ilCydFagi1.1, whole genome shotgun sequence genome, one interval contains:
- the LOC134670508 gene encoding putative nuclease HARBI1, producing MEDALNYIFDENNVLDDYEDIERILRAPRVFQIRRSYFEEYDERAFSTRFRLCKRSALELLTLVERKLEYPSDRNNSLSPINQLLLTLRYYATASHQLTMGDFAGVSRPTANRVIHRVTAALASLSKDFIRFPETPEDIRETQMEFYNIAKFPKVIGALDCTHIKIISPGGNHAETFRNRKGYMSINVQAVCNARLIITDLVARWPGSAHDERIFSASRRNAIFEMGTYNDSLLVADSGYMNRSYLMMPLDRTQTNEEASYNESQIRTRNPIERLFGIWKRRFPVLALGMHVHLKNCLPIIVATAVLHNILQSKGEECPPDDPELELPTPWDGIIEQGRIREQRSLGNARDINPVRRRLINNYFKTLHYL from the exons atggaaGACGCGTTGAATTATATATTTGACGAAAATAATGTGCTCGACGATTATGAAGATATTGAGCGAATATTACGCGCACCTCGTGTATTCCAAATACGGCGCAGTTATTTCGAAGAATATGACGAGAGAGCTTTTTCTACCAGATTTCGTCTATGTAAGCGTAGTGCCTTGGAATTGCTTACTTTAGTTGAAAGAAAGTTGGAATATCCAAGCGATCG GAACAATTCTCTGTCACCTATAAATCAGCTGCTGCTCACTTTGAGATACTATGCCACAGCGAGTCACCAGTTAACTATGGGAGATTTTGCTGGTGTTAGCAGACCTACAGCGAACAGAGTAATCCATCGAGTGACTGCTGCACTGGCCTCTTTAAGTAAGGACTTCATACGGTTTCCAGAAACTCCTGAAGATATCAGAGAAACTCAAATGGAGTTCTATAACATTGCCAAATTTCCCAAAGTGATAGGGGCATTGGACTGTAcccatattaaaattatttcaccTGGAGGTAATCATGCAGAAACCTTTAGAAATCGAAAGGGATATATGTCGATAAATGTTCAGGCTGTATGCAATGCCAGACTCATAATCACTGATCTTGTTGCTAGATGGCCAGGTAGTGCTCACGATGAGCGCATTTTCAGTGCATCCCGTAGAAACGCAATATTCGAGATGGGTACATATAACGACTCTCTTCTTGTGGCAGATAGCGGTTACATGAATCGCAGCTATTTGATGATGCCTCTTGATAGAACTCAGACAAATGAAGAGGCATCATACAATGAATCGCAGATAAGGACTAGGAATCCAATAGAAAGGTTGTTTGGGATATGGAAGAGACGTTTTCCAGTACTTGCACTAGGAATGCATGTGCATTTAAAAAACTGCCTACCTATAATTGTTGCCACCGCTGTTCTTCACAATATCCTACAATCCAAAGGAGAAGAATGCCCTCCAGACGACCCTGAGTTGGAACTACCTACTCCATGGGATGGTATTATAGAACAAGGCAGGATAAGAGAGCAGCGGTCTCTTGGTAATGCAAGAGACATTAACCCAGTGAGGAGaaggttaattaataattattttaaaactttacACTATTTGTAG
- the LOC134670986 gene encoding uncharacterized protein LOC134670986: MDRNYEYSNVEYVAMLDAYVRSGFNMNQARILYAQPENLNHLRAQGIAEPQIPAPNTFLAVRQRLLNHGQLRTPAHAQARGRPHYAAELEEDIIEYFERHPMRSTRMAARRFAVSQYYVWKILNSEGLHPFHFRKVHALYENDGPARIAFCQWILEHQNVNVLWTDESTFTRVGLYNQHNEHFWAFNNPHCIRESCHQVRFSVNVWAGIINDSIIGPYFIEGNLNGLNYLEMLREVIPNLMEDVPIAYLRDIFYQHDGCPAHYRLEVRRHLDEEFGDHWIGRGGPVAWPPRSPDLTPMDFFLWSQVKRLVFTEEAQTRDELRQKIIRAFETVKRDRDTLRKLKDNLVRRAHICIQPYRLPVKEHRERKTQDEKELEKRKLEIQERFRTKTGLLIDRDA; the protein is encoded by the exons ATGGATCGTAATTATGAGTATTCCAACGTGGAATACGTTGCCATGCTGGATGCCTACGTACGTTCTGGTTTCAACATGAACCAAGCCCGGATACTGTATGCGCAGCCTGAAAATTTGAACCATTTACGTGCGCAGGGGATTGCCGAACCACAAATTCCGGCCCCTAATACGTTTTTGGCTGTCAGGCAGCGGCTCCTGAACCATGGCCAACTCCGTACTCCTGCACACGCGCAGGCACGCGGTCGACCACACTACGCGGCGGAGCTCGAGGAAGACATAATTGAATACTTCGAGCGGCACCCTATGAGAAGCACACGTATGGCCGCTCGGAGATTTGCTGTCAGTCAGTATTATGTCTGGAAGATATTAAACTCCGAAGGGCTGCACCCGTTTCACTTTCGCAAAGTGCATGCTTTGTACGAGAACGACGGGCCTGCTAGGATAGCGTTTTGTCAGTGGATTTTAGAGCATCAAAACGTAAACGTATTGTGGACGGACGAATCTACGTTTACACGTGTGGGGCTCTACAATCAACACAATGAACACTTTTGGGCGTTTAATAATCCGCACTGCATTCGTGAATCGTGCCATCAAGTGAGATTCAGTGTTAACGTATGGGCTGGGATAATTAACGATTCAATCATCGGACCCTATTTCATTGAAGGTAATTTGAATGGCCTCAATTATTTGGAAATGCTGAGGGAGGTGATTCCAAATCTAATGGAGGATGTGCCCATCGCTTATTTACGCGATATTTTTTATCAGCACGATGGATGCCCGGCCCATTATCGGCTGGAAGTGCGGAGGCACCTGGACGAAGAGTTTGGAGACCATTGGATTGGGCGCGGCGGACCAGTGGCCTGGCCTCCACGTAGTCCGGATTTAACGccaatggatttttttttgtggtcGCAAGTGAAAAGACTGGTTTTTACCGAGGAAGCTCAAACTCGCGATGAACTGAGACAAAAAATAATTCGTGCTTTCGAGACTGTGAAACGTGACAGAGACACTTTACGTAAGCTTAAAGACAATTTAGTAAGACGTGCACACATTTGCATTCAGC CCTATAGGCTACCTGTGAAGGAACACAGAGAAAGGAAAACACAGGACGAGAAAGAATTAGAGAAAAGAAAATTGGAAATCCAGGAAAGATTCAGGACAAAAACTGGTCTGTTGATAGATAGGGATGCTTAA